The Ipomoea triloba cultivar NCNSP0323 chromosome 13, ASM357664v1 genomic interval TGAAGTGGTggtatttataggtgagaaTCTTTGTGTTTGTTGTGTGTAGATgtttgtccagtgtgtaatatccttTGGGTATTGAGACCATGTGGGTGTCAGTACTAAGTAGATGTTTGTCCTTAAAAGTGGTCAGACTTATTGGCTTTTTGTCTTACGGCAAGGACAAAACTTTTAATGCACCTTAGGATTAATTCCTAGGACTTCAATATGTCCAAGGTTGATCACCCATGATTTTAAGGTTTCGGACAGAGTGTTGCTTATAGATTGTTCTCTGGCTTGTCCATACGAATAATGAATGATGCGTGCCTTAAATGCTCAATATCGaataatttccttaattattcGTCCTAGTAATTCTTCAAATGACTTCACTTAATCATTCGGCCTTAGATGATCTTAAGAGATGAGCCCTTCCAGGTTTCGGCTTCTTCAAAAATCCCTTGATCTTGATTTCGCGTCTTCATGTCCTCGTCCTTCAGAGCATCTGATCACTTCATGGCTCATCCTTCAGCTTCATGACTCATCCTTCATGCTTTGAATaacatattcattaattacacGAGGTAAGGAACACGGGTCATAAACCATTACAACGATTCAGCCACTATCTCGGCTAATAcaaagatagaaataaataacCCAAAAATTGGGGATCTAAACTCCTGCgattggtatcatcaaaatcttaaTGTTCGGAGTtcctaacaatatatatatatatatatatatatatatatattaaaatacacaCTAGTCtacatactaaaatgcaccagaggacagATTAAACACgtcattccacactataaccaaatgcacatattcacttaaaatgtatcaacatacgtaataaaatgcatcattctacgtattaaaatgcaccacaacgtgcctcatgtcagattataaacatgcactatttcacatattagaaaacatgtgctaaaatattcaccattctacgtattaaaatgcaccacaacgtgtattaaaatgcacaattccacttattgaaaatcctCATCCCAAATTATAAACATGAACTATTACAgttattagaaaatatgtgtttaaatacacaccattcaacgtattaaaatatACCAAatgacggattaaaacacatcattccacaacagAATTAAATGTACCAACAacccaacatacgtaataaaacgcaccacgtaacgtattaaaacacaccataccctgtactaaaatgcacaatttcaattcacgtaatatagagACTAAAATTATCATAACACCCTCCACTTAACATGCGCGAATTGCAATTTCCTAAACACTAAGATTATACTGTCACTGTTAGATTACTCCGATCTGACGATAAAAATGCAGTCACACGACCGAATGGGAGCTCACGGCcacaaacgttaacaaacactaatgaacacttaacaaacgaacacgaacatgatttttaaaaattttatcaaacaaacacgaacactccaaaatccttaacaaacgagcacgaacagcctccgttcgtttatgttcagTTCATTAACAGCCCTAGTATTGCTTATAGTTCTGGTAGTCCTTCTATTGATTCTGTTGAAGTcccaaataaagaaacaaataatgAAAAGTGGTAAGAGGAAAAAAAACTGAGTTCGAACCTTACTTTACTAAGGCAATAGTTGAAGATGAAAATTCTTTTGATATACTGAGGTGGTGGAAGATTCTTAGGGATGTCTAAGTTTGTATTCAGGATTGGCTTAGGTTGCCAAATAACCCAATATCAATTGAGGAAAAATCTGGAAGAATTAGAAAGATTTGAAAAAGGTAAAtgattttgtataatttaataattcaatttaactTTTGTCAATTAACTGAATCTCAATTCTCACACTTTTGTAATTTTTACAGAATTTAGTGTTGATGGTGGAAGTGGATATGGTGGGAGGACCGGTGGTTATACACTTCCTCCAATCCAtgtaattttattctttatactttatattataTCTTATGTCTCGAATTAGTTGTCTTTCCAACTAATATTGCGATTCTTGTCCCGATGTTGAGGCATGGTAAATTGTAAGTTGTTGCCATTGATGAGTTTTTAGCCCCTTGCACCGCTCTGAACCTGGTAATGTTGTGCACGTGTCCCTAATCTCCATGTTTTGAGGCTTGGTAACTTACTAATTTGTAAGTTGATGCATTTTGCATTGAtgtaaatatggtaatattctcttttgatatatttaatttggcAAATTGTATTATGTTGGTCCCTATTTTGTGACATTGTGGCAATGATGAAGCTTCCACCTATGATCTTAAATGAGGATTAAGTTGGTATGTTACTCAATGTTCATGGTGATGTTACTTTTCTTAACTACATTTAGAATTATTGTAGCAATTTGACCTTAATCGAAACATTGATattgaccccccccccccccccccccaaaaaaaaaaaaaaaaaaaaaaaccttactGAGCCAACTTCATAATGTCATTGCCACAAAACACATTACACGTAATATTTGtcaatatactttctcaacctactgaagcccaacaaagtcaacattatccacactaaggctcaaacccatgacctcccacttgagagaatcacttcataccgcttgaccacaaggcctttggcttcacaacctatgtttaagtacccctaacatgaatacacataatcatagtctacaatacatagaatgccttcaaagaatacacagaatattaacacaaatatacAGACCGATCGAAACTGGAAATacgatttccaaaaaaaaaaaaacaaacaaacaaactgttaattaaaatgaccaaaacgacgccgttttgatACGGAGTACAcgatgcattgtgcaccctgattcacgatataaattgccctcaTTTTGTGAATGATGAATGGTgaatttgtaaatatgtaatggaTGAATAGTTGTTTTGTATTACTACCTAGTAGTCAAATCCTATATTGCTATTTTTgcctaatttttgaattttaatttggcTGGTAATGTGAACCTGTGCACATTTGTTTTAGATTTTAGTAGTTTACTTTACTAGTTTcgtatttagattttgattaaatttactttttaattttcaagGTTTTCTTTAgctttttatattatatttttattttacaaaatctgAGTAATATTTGGATATTCGACCGATCTGTCCGAATtcgaaacaaacaaaaaccgaaagatttttaaaaatatttttttttgagtactactaactctgttacaatgtagtatctgttcataactagtttctcaacctactgaagcacgaCGATCATCTATatgagagtgttaatcgggacaccggatgccacttgactacaaggtctttggcattttaaaaaatatttaaacatgaTTGGATTAAAAAATCAATCCAAAATCTGTGCGGTTTACTCATCTACCCACCAGCACTGAACCGAACTGCTCGTTGCATAATCCTAGCTACTACGAATGGCAACATTttgacttttttattttatttaatactccatctgtcctattttatgtcatacttattatttgttggtcaaaccaattcttcctttattatttattttctttagtagtttgtaattatttttatttttgtttttgtttaataatacttttactgtagtttctaaatatctaaattttatatgctaatagtaaacttaatattatgaaaatttgaattaataataacttcagtcaagcctcgttaaccgaattgGACAAACATAATGGAATAGAGGGAGTATTTTTTTAAGGATGTAGAGAAAATAGTAAAACAATTGCAAATTTGATGAAGCtccacttttgaaagtgagataGTATTATAAGGATgtatagaaaatagaaaatagtgAAAGAATTGCTAACTTGATGAAGCTCCACTTTTGAAAGTGTGATAGTATTGTAAGGATGTAGAGAAAATATCAAAATAGTGAATGAATTGCAAATGTGATGAAGCTGACCTATTTTTTGAACACGCGCATGGCGCACAGAAGTTGCTCTCACACTATTGCTAGTGAGACTCAATCCCTGGTCTTTCTTCTCAAAATTTCACCTATGTGACCAACTGAACTACATGCAGGCAAGTATACAATTTCTTTGATGGTCTGAATGTTTACATACCAAACCCCAGCTAAAAATTTAAGTTAATAGTTAATGTATATGTCTAtcttttgtattatattatactatacTAAGTTCAACCGACTTTGCgcattaaaaatttcaaatcatCACGCAATACAATTATTATTGACCAAATTAACTAGTTGCAAAAACTCAATTCAAGATAATTGTCAACTCCTATTAATCACCATAAACTTGCCTCTCTCGATCTCTCCACCATGAATCACAATCATTATATCTACTCATGAATCAATCATTATAATagacatgtttatttttagttagtACAATGAAAAGTTGATTGACATACATATTCATTTCATCCTCAATATTGTTGTCACTTACTACTTACATTTGtagtttttcactttttcttatgaaaataaaataaaatgtgacCGCTGTGTTCCATCAAGATTACTAATATTTTCTCAGCTTAATATAGTCTTAATAGCAGCACCATCATTTTTGCAtttgaatacaaaattaaaagacccaaaaataaacacaaataaataaaaggaatatTTCATTAGCCCAAGATCACACCCATATTAGTGTGTTTTTAGACAATgcaagcaaaaaataaaaatattatattatatttggcTTCAGTAATTTCTTTGCTGACATTATCACCACCAAATGTTAtatgaatgaataaatatgaTGAATCAGTTGCCCAGCTTACAGAAAAAATGGGACTGATATATTTGAGAACTGTGTGCTTTTATCCTGCCCACTGCTCTTAGCCATTTCCTTCAAAGTAACCCAAGATTTCCTCTTTCTCTTGTTAGATGTGCAAATGGCTTGATCGACATCCGTGGCAGTCGAAATACTTTCAGATTCAACAGGCTTCTTTAGTCCTGACTTATTCCTTCTCTTCCTCTTTGAGTCCAATAAGGAAATGTCCATTCTCAGTGATGGAGTTGAAGGCTCGTCTGCTGGCAGCGCAATATGATCACCCTGGACAATCTCTGGTGAAGTCACTATATCTATTTTGCTGTCCTTATTGTTACTTGCTGGGACTGTCATTGGTTCAGAAGACTTGGTAGTTGAGGATTTAGGATGCTCGACTTTTGTAGATGGTCTGTCCTTTGGTGGGCATGTCATTGGTTTAGAAGACTTGGTAGTTGAGGATTTAGGATGCTCTACTTTTGTAGATGGTCTGTCCTTTGGTGGGCATATCTGCTTCAAATAGCCTCTAGCAGTTCCTCTCTTTAGATTTCGATGCGAACAAAACTGGCAATTATAGACAGCATAATTCTGTGGGCTGCTTCTGGGTTTCTTGTTCCTGCGTCGTGCCTTTGCATCATTCTTCTCAACTCGAACAGTACAATTATAGCCTGGTTGAAGAACAGATTCACATCTGGGGAAGATTGCAACATAAACAAATCATTTTCAGCCTTTAAGTCGTGAAACAAGTAGAGAAGTTTTGGAGTCAAAAGGTGTCATAGTAgaagcaaaataaagaaatgtttGAATGCTCAGAACTTAGATAAGTGCACCAAGCAGAAAATGGAAGGACAAAACAAGTTTGTAGCTTTGGAAAAGGAAGTGCATCATATACCAACAAAGTCAGCCTTAGACTCCAACTTTTCCTTGAGATGGCAGTATGGCACTATGAAGAGATAATTATAACATTTGGATCAGCAAGTAGTAACAAACAATCAAACTCACCAAAATTTTCTGATTCTCTGTTCATCATGACATTAACAATTATACCAGAAGCCTTCAGTAAAACTAAAGGGCACCCAATACAAGGCTATATGATCAGCTCTTCACGAGAAATATTGtaaacaagaaaaaataaataataataaaaagtagtGATCCTCAAAGACTACAACTAAATAAAGGGATCCCACTAAACTTTTtgttcaaaccaaaaaaaaattagcaaacAAGATTATTGCAGATGAATATAGATTTAAAGAAggttgaaaaatgaaactatttgaAATAAGGGGGTAAACAAGACAAAACCTTTGGCAAGAGAACAAAGACGGCTCAGGAGGCAATCCCAAAGCCTCAGAGGATGCAGCTAAACGATTGCCAAAAAAGGCGCCCAATGAGGGTATGGACGCTTCACCACTAGCCCAAACTGCGAGATTCTTTATATGCTCCAGTTTCAGCATCAACTTGGCATTAACATGACTCTGTTTATTCCCCTTTGGCTTTTGCCGTGGTGTAATTGACCCCAAGGTCACACTGCCACTGCCTCCTGCTTTAAGTTCGTTCTTGCCCATCTCTTGGTTGCCGCTGCAATGCCTTTCACAAGAATTTCACCTGACAGCTGAATGGAATTTGCAATCTGGAGAACTGGGGAAGGGTCATATGAAGTATCAATGCTCTCAAATTCTAAACAGCATCCCTGATTGTCTAATGCTCCATTGAAGCTCTAAAGTGGGTGGGTCTATGTTGTTAAATTATCAGTATTGCCTCTGCAATAGTCTCGCCTAGAAACAAGAGGCTTGGTAATCCTACAAagtaaaaatcatttaaatacagaaaaaaaaatcataatttaagAAATCAGAAATATGGGAGGAATGAATCAATGAAAGACTAAAGAGATTGACATCTAGGCTGTTCAGTCAATGCTTAGATAAATGTAAAATTGTGTAATTTCACATAACTTAAGCAATTGAGAGAAAGCGATCTttataaatgtgacaaaaaatgaattaaaaattttagtatCACCAAAATGGGCCAGATACCAATTCCTTCTTCAAGTAATTCAATGGTCTGCAATTCCAAACAGGAAAAATTCAATCAATCAAGACAATTAGTTGTAAAATTGGTATGATAAACGCACCATCTTTGACACCAAGAACTGTTGATACCAGCAAGAACTCATTTCGCCAAATAATACAAATTCCTTCACCACTTTTGTTCTCTGATTATCAAATGGAATTGCAAAACTACTAAACAATGCTATTTAAAAACTTATTCACCAATCACCAATACTTAGCTGGACTCAGCATTTAACTATCAAATTGAGTGTTAAAAAAAGCTTAAAGAAGTTAAGTTTATACAAAgagatttttataatttaaactcCAAAAGATAGACTAGTAGCATTATTAGTAAGTACATAAATTACCACCTAGCATTTTGATATGTCTGAAAGATATTGTCCGCATTCTATTGTGCAATACTTGAGACTCCAGGATTAACAAATTATtccacaattaattaataataattaaaagttCTATTGAGCAATACTTGAGACTCCAGGTAGAGCTGTTAATACAGGCTGGCAGGGCGCGGGCCTAAgcggggcgggccaaaaaagcccgcTCTTTGGCAGGCCTGGGTTTTGCTGGCCCGGACCGCCAGCCTTCAGCCCGCGGGCTTGGCGGGCCCGTcagtttttttttcatcttcttcttcttcagttgTATTGCTTTCCtaaattttatcatttgtaCACACAccaataattgaattgaaaatatgaaatttttatatgaaaatatataatatacacatGCTGCTGACCTACTGTTAAGtgttaattgaattgaaaatatgaaattgtatatgaaaatatataatatacacatCACATTCACTGATTCACACATGCTGCtataatatacacataaattatttatataattataaatttatatatgaaattaaagatggacaatgaaattatgaaaatatgaaattgttaaTTTGCTACCTATGCGGCTATGGTGCTGTGAATCTGTGATGCTGTCAGTGCTTCTGCTGCGGAGACGTGGAGTATGGACGGCCGACTGCGGAGTGCGGACAAGGTGAGAGGGGCGAACGGATGGGTGACTAGCGAGAGGGGCGAACAGCGGCGACTGGAGTCCGGAGAGCTGCGAGTGCCTGCGACAGTGTGGAGGGCTTGCTGGAGTGGCTGCTGGCCGACTGCCGGAGTGACGGACTGCTGGTGGCGGTGGAGGAAGTGGAATGGGCGATTGGTGTAGGGTTTGCCGAATTGTGTTTTGTGTCTGAAGTCTctaaactctattttttaacattagtattttttttttttaaagagcgtactaactctattacaatgttaCAATGGAGTatttcataactattttctcaacttaataaaaatattagtatttagtaatatatatatatatatactagtatttgtaCGTGCGGTGCGCGAAagttcatgcccaatattaaaacattaataaatataaataattaaaaattttaattctaattatatacacaaatatagtatatgtattttatacacaaacatatatgatttaccatgtatagaaatttaattaaaatataatcaaacattaaattaattatataataattttactaaaatgataattacattaaattaattatataataattttactaaaatgataattaagaaataggaattatataataattttactaaaatgataattaagaaataggaaaatgatattaattttactaaaatgataattaagaaataggaaaatgatatgatagatataggtgtatgataataatgatggagttaaaaactaacggtgttataaaggtgtaagggtatttttgtataacaacaatgtagtaaggacaattttgtctaataatattgaagtgtacaacatttaaagtaaaatgtacaaatttattagcatatagaaagagggacataaatcaaggatataacatttttaaaacttattaagtttttagatatatatatatatatatatactaataagagctaaAAAGAATTAGGCCTAGTATAAAAAATGAAGGTCAAATTATTAACTCAAACGGATGGTTCAggttgtttagatttatatttttcattgagatttcataatttatcattaattaaatgattatccgttaagttttccgatAAATATTTCATTCTCtgttaatattttgttaacttttaacttatccatcaactttttataagaaaggtcttacgTTCGAACATCAACctaatcaaatttggcataattaagttcctcattttattttacttttattaaattaaataaattagtagttacaacaaaaaataatacatatgtatttctttaatttataattatgtgtctacaatactatataattatatatatatatatatatatatatatatatatataagggtgtTCATGTgcggcctggtcattaggtgtggccgtgcaaCCTTTTTTCGACCATTAGATTAGATCAAGTTATTGAAATATTTGTTGATATATCAAAATTTCCATTCAAAAAGCTTCCCATATCAAAACATCGACAATAAAATGAGGGTGGGAGACCCGACCACTCCATACGACTAGACATAAAAAGAAATTCTCGAACTTACAGGTGTGCAAAACTTTTATTAACTTGATATAAATAATACCTTAGTCAACTTAAATtagttcaaacttataaatgAATTAACCattcataaaaaattttaaattgttttgctaagcgatctgcgaatcttGCCGCCCACATTGTTGTTAGGGAGGTTGTTTTcgtgtcaggttgcggggagtggtttgatgtctgatacactctcatttgtacctattttacttgtgtttttatttaggttttataattaattgtgtattaaaatgttATCTCCAATGTtttttccttgttattttatttaaagtggtataatgcttggtttgagtGTCTTTGGTGTGTTTAGTGCTGCATTATAACCACTTAGGAGCAAAAAGGCAATGCAAAGGAATCAAAAGTGTTGAGAAGTCAAAATGGGACCGAAAGTACTGTTCACCgcagattctcgacgcgtcgagaatatctctcgacgcgtcgagaccttCCAGAGAGCAATAAAAATTTCGCCATtttattctcgacgcgtcgagaaacattctcgacgcgtcgagaatcctgcCCAGGACACTATTCATCCCAGAACAAAATTCCAGATTTGTCCCTGTTTTGGATCCCACTATTTAAGGCTTCATTTCTCCCCAAACCCTACCTGTTGGCTGCTGGTTTTTGTCAGAAAAAGGGGAAAGagaacaaggaaaagaagcttcatcatctccaaaagccaaagaagaaatcatcacaacttttggaaaggagatcaaagaaaagagcttggaggcatcatttgggagaatatcttcctttctcttttctattttgaactttattgaataattgttggatctattttagccatgttaggctaaacttccttttgggatttttgggtataaaagtgtttatgaacctatgtgcctagttcttattttgttttaatgaaatatctatttgggtttattgcttgtgttgcaattgtgatttatgttattgatacttgtaattagatgcatatgattgcttgtacccttgctagatttgtctatgaatcaaagagcacccacaattgcaattgactattgtacctcgagagaggacaatttggttaagggatatattttgaatagctcacgagagtgagtattccaattaccgtattttgggtttgagttacgagagtaacctttcccttttagatggcaattttccacacttgtttaacccaaataattatttcactttagattggcactaggtgattaaacactttaactcccaaaaatcccgcttttacctctttgaatacaaaaacccgtttgccttattttaattatcttgtttgcatatccatagataatcatccattgtgaacgtaggaatagcttcttgcgaatataattagtaactagtgcttgataccccacttccctgtggttcgataaccccggaatactccgggtatttgtatgtggttttatgctacgaccAATGTCCCTCATCTTTTCCTTGTTGATTGTGTTTCTgatgatttaatgcattaagtcttttgctgaaattttttttttattttttactcattATATATACTCTCGTGAAGAAGCCGGCCCTGGCTAACTAAATGCAAAAATCATGCTTTCACTCactcacacttttttttttgtcacgcCACGAGGTGTACTGAGCAGACCCTAATTGGCTAACTGTAAGAGACACCTTTAAGTCCGTGCCATATTTTAATCCTCGTTTGCTCTAGACCGGTCCAATTAAAAGGTCAAGTGCTTACCTGATTGATTTTtccatataataaaaaaatcaaacttcaGACATCTCTTAAGAGACAAAAGTGCAGTAGGCCCTCTCCATTAGTTAattttgcacaaattttaatGAGTTTTTTGACATGATGGAAGAGAGAGAGGCAAGACTGCAAATTAAGGGGTTTTGCAGGTTTTGGTGGGGCCAACGTGAGAAAGGACGGCTCCAacgtaaaaatattattttattatttttttcagctttatattttattttgtttatttatttttatttttttcctctacCTCATtgtctctttcctaatcacacctacaaaaactcctcaaaagcACACCAAAATTTTAACTATTGAGAAAGGTCTTACCGGTGACTTACACATTTTGAGTAACATTAtagtatttaaattatttaaattattatagaCAGATTCCAATAGAATCTAGATTAATCTGGTTTAGCGGATGTCCTGTGTAAAAGAAATaactttaaaatcaaacagAATATTAAGGGTGGAGATGATGACATGTCATAAAGATGGAGGGACCACATGTAAAAGAGTGGATAGTGCCGCACCTTTTACGTACCCGTGCGGCCGTGCCCTCACCATTGTTTCTGCGCTTCGCTCCGGTGTCATCTCACAGTGCGACCAAAAAGCACATTTAATATTACTAGTCTTCTCAGAAAcgtcttattttctttttatcacCATCAATCTGCAAGAGCAAATCCCAGAATTTTCGGTCTCTGGGTTGCTTAACTAaggtaaaattatcattttttcgATGCTGAATGTTCATATCTGAGTTAATATTCGATTTTTCTCTGAAATTcccttgttttttcttttgttttcttgaaatttctAGTGGGGTTTCGTAATTTGTTGATTTCAGTTTTCATTTGATTTGAAGATGCTCCAAGTCCAAATTACCTTTTGAGTTTATTAACTTGTGGCTCATTTTAATATGCTTGGTTTGGAACTCACTGAAATGCAGATTTGTGGGGTTATGGTACTATGATAGTGCTTATGTATATTAGTGTACTGCTTAAGTTTATTGATTTGCAGCTCATTTTAGTATAGTTGATACTTGGACAATCTTACTTGCCATGGTTTCTTATCTAATCTGTTGGGTGTCGGTTGGGTCGGTCGAGTACAGCCCTACTCGATTCGAGGCGTCGCCCTGTgccttaccatggagggatatagttaaatggttaatgtccacttATCTTTTAAGAAGGATATGGTAACCAAAGAACTCCGTGGTTAAGCGTTTTTGAGTTACAGGATATCATAATCTTGATTGCAGCAAGCATCAATTttgatttgtgtgtgtgtgtaaatttGGCTGTTCAGCTTGTTTTGCATTCCATTGCTGCTGTTATGGGCCCAACCTTATACACTTGTTTGATGTACTCTACTTATATATAGTATCATAGTATTAGTTATGATATATGGCATTTCCAAATTCCTTTGTTGCCTGTTCTGATGTGGTTGGTGGATTTTGGGTTTTCCTGTATACAGTGGTCCTTATTGGTCTTAGTTTAATTACTTTCCAGGTAGAAAGCCATGGCGTTGATGTCCATGGCAGGGTCATCGTTGCATTGTGAAATGATAAGATGCGAAGCCGGATGTACTAACAGTGGGAATAATTTAGAGGCATATAGAATGAAGGAAATGAGTTTTGGCTTGAATTTCTCTTCATGGAATTCATCACAGGCAGTTCAAGGCTTGCGTTCGAATTGCAATGGAGTAGGATATAGGCAACGACACAGGCTTATTGTTGCTGCAAGTCCTCCAACTGAGGATGCTGTTGTTTCCACAGAGCCGCTAACAAAGAAAGATCTGATTGATTACCTTACTTCTGGCTGCAAGCCTAAGGAAAAATGGAGGTTCTACTTTTAGTGCTTTTTGGTACTTAGGCTATCACCCGAGAAAGGGTGTGGATTGCAAATCTAGGTGGCACTTGCCACCTAAGAAAAttagtggtatatatatatatatatatatatattccattcgCAATCTTGCAAAATATGAAAGTTGATTTG includes:
- the LOC116002402 gene encoding uncharacterized protein LOC116002402 — its product is MGKNELKAGGSGSVTLGSITPRQKPKGNKQSHVNAKLMLKLEHIKNLAVWASGEASIPSLGAFFGNRLAASSEALGLPPEPSLFSCQRCESVLQPGYNCTVRVEKNDAKARRRNKKPRSSPQNYAVYNCQFCSHRNLKRGTARGYLKQICPPKDRPSTKVEHPKSSTTKSSKPMTCPPKDRPSTKVEHPKSSTTKSSEPMTVPASNNKDSKIDIVTSPEIVQGDHIALPADEPSTPSLRMDISLLDSKRKRRNKSGLKKPVESESISTATDVDQAICTSNKRKRKSWVTLKEMAKSSGQDKSTQFSNISVPFFL